Proteins found in one Mycoplasma ovis str. Michigan genomic segment:
- a CDS encoding NusA N-terminal domain-containing protein translates to MAKGRLAINQKHFLDAVSKLSAQYAISTSKIASFLEEAFKYVFEKENDESKLRAEINLEKCTIGLWKELKVVSDNYFYGEGMEDDSCFIPASALTKKEQKEFKEGDIYLEEIQLNQLDTRIVKNILFQFQKLTLETANKKIYDKWIERKGEVFEGMVEKVFETKEKLPKEAVVSLIDPNNVMDNTRGVVHRIDFVQTLSNSGYRIYERLVPGKIYQFQIKDVLEESAGHPILLSRTSPEIVRYLMKKHISEIHDGLVEIKAISRISGIKSKILVSTKNNNIDPVGCCIGPRGNRLKIVSSQLLNERIDVILWNSDPIRNIVNGFAGAQILGYKILEPEVEVENSILLVTTLENLLLAIGRRGINVKLVSMLTGWKIFLKTIQEAKEERIEYTPIDENWDSKTSDVAGRLYKSHKFKFEEETNNPNS, encoded by the coding sequence ATGGCAAAAGGTAGATTAGCTATTAACCAAAAACACTTTTTGGATGCAGTGTCCAAACTGTCTGCTCAATATGCCATAAGTACTTCTAAAATAGCCTCATTCTTGGAAGAGGCTTTTAAGTATGTTTTTGAAAAAGAAAATGATGAAAGTAAGCTAAGAGCTGAGATCAATTTAGAAAAATGCACTATAGGGTTGTGAAAAGAACTAAAAGTAGTTAGTGATAACTACTTTTATGGAGAAGGAATGGAAGATGATAGCTGTTTTATTCCGGCATCTGCTCTAACTAAAAAAGAACAAAAAGAATTTAAAGAGGGGGATATTTATTTAGAGGAAATTCAATTGAATCAACTAGATACCAGAATAGTTAAAAACATCTTATTTCAGTTTCAAAAGTTAACTCTTGAAACTGCAAATAAAAAAATTTATGACAAGTGAATTGAAAGAAAGGGAGAAGTTTTTGAGGGAATGGTTGAAAAAGTATTTGAAACCAAAGAAAAGCTTCCTAAGGAAGCTGTGGTTTCTTTAATTGACCCCAATAATGTTATGGATAACACTAGAGGAGTAGTTCACAGAATTGACTTTGTTCAAACTCTTTCAAATTCTGGTTACAGGATTTACGAAAGATTGGTTCCAGGTAAGATCTATCAATTTCAAATAAAAGATGTTCTAGAGGAATCTGCAGGACATCCAATTTTGTTATCCAGAACTAGTCCCGAGATAGTTAGATATTTGATGAAAAAACATATCTCAGAAATTCATGATGGTTTAGTAGAAATTAAGGCCATTTCTAGAATTTCTGGAATTAAAAGTAAGATACTAGTTAGTACCAAAAACAACAACATAGACCCTGTTGGTTGTTGTATAGGTCCAAGGGGAAATAGATTAAAGATAGTTTCATCTCAACTATTAAACGAAAGAATTGATGTAATTCTTTGAAATTCAGATCCAATAAGAAATATTGTTAATGGGTTTGCCGGAGCTCAAATATTGGGTTACAAAATTCTAGAACCGGAAGTTGAAGTAGAAAATTCAATTCTTCTTGTTACTACTTTGGAAAATCTATTGTTAGCTATTGGTAGAAGAGGTATTAATGTGAAATTAGTTTCAATGCTTACTGGTTGAAAGATTTTCCTTAAAACAATTCAGGAAGCTAAGGAAGAAAGAATTGAATATACACCTATAGATGAGAATTGAGATTCTAAGACTTCAGATGTTGCGGGAAGACTTTATAAATCTCATAAATTCAAATTTGAAGAAGAAACAAATAATCCAAATAGCTAG